The Blautia obeum ATCC 29174 region AAATTCCATACAAGGCTCAATGTCTGTGTACATCCCAAATAAGCGACCAGCGAAAATACAACTCGGTAAATCATGTTAAATTTGTGTGTTCCCAGAAGATATTCAAAAGCTTTTTCTCCATGATATTCCCATCCCAGAATCGTGGAAAATGCAAACAATGTGATGCCGATTGTTACAAGCCATCCGCCTGAAGTTCCAAGGATTGTCTTAAATGCGGCAATCGTAACATCCGAACCTGTAAGCATTTCACCGGCTTCATTGGTCATTCCAAGGACCCCTGAAGATGCAATGGCAAGGCCAGTAATCGTGCATACAACTATCGTATCCCAGAAAGTACCGGTCATATTTATGTAACCCTGACGTACCGGATTATCAGTAGTTGCCGCTGCCGCTGTGATTGCAGCAGAACCCATACCTGCTTCATTTGAAAACACACCACGTGCAACACCAAATCGCATCGCACTCATCATAGATGCAACAATGGAACCGCAGAGGCCACCACCAACCGCTTTGACTGAAAATGCCATTTTAAAGATCATCGCAAGTCCTGACGGCAAATTGGAAATATTTCCCAAAATTACGATCATTCCACAGATGACATAAAAAATTGCCATAACGGGAACGACAATCGAAGAGACTTTTGATATGGATTTAATTCCGCCTACAATAATCAGTAAAGAAACTACTGTGATCACAATTCCAGTTACCCATGTCGGCACGCTAAAGGTAGAATGTAAAGCTCCGGCAATAGAGTTTCCCTGTGTCATGTTTCCGATTCCAAAAGAAGCAATTACTGCAAACAGAGCAAAAAGCCATGCCAGAACAGCGCCAAACGTCTTATTTTTCAGACCTTTTTTCATCGTATACATAGGACCGCCACTCATCTCACCCTTGGCATTTATCTCTCGATATTTAATTGCAAGCATGCACTCACTGAATTTGGAAGTCAGGCCAAACGCTGCCGAAATCCACATCCATACAAGAGCTCCCGGACCACCAGATACCATAGCAGTTGCAACACCAACAATATTACCTGTTCCAATAGTAGCTGCGAGTGCCGTTGTAAGTGCAGAAAACGGAGAAACATCCCCTTCCCCACGACTCTTTGTGCGTGCCTCTTTACTGAGAGTACTCTTCAGTGC contains the following coding sequences:
- a CDS encoding alanine/glycine:cation symporter family protein; translated protein: MEQLNEIIAQIDDFVWGPVMLVLLVGTGIFLTFRTRFLTWRNLGYALKSTLSKEARTKSRGEGDVSPFSALTTALAATIGTGNIVGVATAMVSGGPGALVWMWISAAFGLTSKFSECMLAIKYREINAKGEMSGGPMYTMKKGLKNKTFGAVLAWLFALFAVIASFGIGNMTQGNSIAGALHSTFSVPTWVTGIVITVVSLLIIVGGIKSISKVSSIVVPVMAIFYVICGMIVILGNISNLPSGLAMIFKMAFSVKAVGGGLCGSIVASMMSAMRFGVARGVFSNEAGMGSAAITAAAATTDNPVRQGYINMTGTFWDTIVVCTITGLAIASSGVLGMTNEAGEMLTGSDVTIAAFKTILGTSGGWLVTIGITLFAFSTILGWEYHGEKAFEYLLGTHKFNMIYRVVFSLVAYLGCTQTLSLVWNFSDIANALMAIPNLICMLLLSGEIAKDIQEFQSEIYSC